The following coding sequences are from one Longimicrobiaceae bacterium window:
- a CDS encoding SMP-30/gluconolactonase/LRE family protein, with translation MPSFANFARPLVLAALPTLLAGNTSMLSGQVVERLDPAIEELLPADVQLERIVDGLDWSEGPVWRKSGGYLLFSDIPRNTIYRWKEGEGLSVFLRPAGYIRDDPAGHELGTNGLAFDAQDRLVMADHGNRQIARLDETTFTRTTLADRYQGKRLNSPNDLVIHSNGDIYFTDPPYGLRDLNRNPAKELDFNGVYRLRPNGELTLITRELTFPNGIALSPDERTLYVAVSDPQNPVWMAYDVAPDGSVSGGRVFFDASPLMREDRRGAPDGLTVDVHGNLWATGPGGVLIISPEGKHLGTILTGQATSNAAFGDDGSTLYLTADMNIIRVRTTTRGVGF, from the coding sequence ATGCCATCTTTCGCGAACTTCGCGCGTCCCCTCGTCCTCGCCGCCCTTCCCACGCTTCTCGCCGGCAACACCTCGATGCTCTCGGGGCAGGTGGTGGAGAGGCTCGACCCGGCCATCGAAGAGCTTCTGCCCGCGGATGTGCAGCTCGAGCGGATCGTCGACGGCCTCGACTGGTCGGAGGGTCCTGTCTGGCGCAAGAGTGGCGGCTATCTGCTCTTCTCCGATATACCGCGAAACACGATCTATCGCTGGAAGGAAGGGGAGGGGCTTTCGGTTTTCCTGAGGCCAGCCGGCTATATCCGCGACGATCCCGCGGGACACGAGCTGGGAACGAATGGTCTGGCCTTCGACGCCCAGGATCGGCTGGTGATGGCCGACCACGGCAACCGCCAGATCGCGCGCCTGGACGAGACCACCTTCACCCGCACCACCCTCGCCGACCGCTACCAGGGGAAGCGGCTGAACAGCCCCAACGACCTCGTCATCCACTCCAACGGCGATATCTACTTCACCGACCCTCCTTACGGGCTGCGCGACCTCAACCGCAACCCCGCCAAGGAGCTGGATTTCAATGGTGTCTACCGACTCCGGCCCAACGGCGAGCTCACGCTCATCACCCGCGAGCTGACCTTCCCCAACGGCATCGCCCTGTCGCCGGACGAGCGGACGCTGTACGTGGCGGTCTCGGATCCGCAGAACCCGGTCTGGATGGCTTACGACGTGGCGCCGGACGGCTCGGTGAGCGGCGGCCGCGTCTTCTTCGATGCATCTCCGCTGATGCGGGAGGACCGTCGCGGCGCGCCCGACGGGCTCACCGTGGACGTTCACGGGAACCTCTGGGCGACGGGCCCGGGCGGCGTGTTGATCATCTCCCCCGAGGGGAAGCATCTGGGAACGATCCTGACTGGCCAGGCGACCTCCAACGCCGCCTTCGGCGACGACGGCTCCACGCTCTATCTGACCGCGGACATGAACATCATCCGCGTGCGCACGACAACTCGCGGGGTGGGGTTCTGA